In Bdellovibrionales bacterium, the sequence ATAGCGACTTTCCATTTCTCGACGAGCCTGGTTCACGGCATTATCCAACTCTTGGATATTGATTTCAGAAACGATATCGAATGACGGCATAATCCACTCCTGTTTGCTGTGTTTTTACTCACCTCAGACCCCTAAAGCAAATAGATTTTTTGCGCCGATGGTAGCGAAATTCGACCGACCCCAGTGGCCAGCTCTTGCCAACACTCTCCCCAGAGAGTTAAATCTGAAATCTGAGGTAACAATCATGAAAAAATTATTAGCACTCTTTTTGTTATTTTCTTTTTCCCTACTGACGGGCGCCGCTTTTGCGCCGCACATGAAAACGTTTGCTCAGACCAGCGTCGCCAACGCGCAAAAGCCTGAGCCTGTCCAAGAGGAAAGAAGCTGGCTTTTACAGGACGAAAAAAACTCCATCGATATCTTTAATCGCCTCGCGGACTCCGTAGTGAATGTGAATAACACCACACTCGTACGTAACTTTTTTTCGGCAGATGTCCACGAAGTTCCTACGGGTGCTGGCTCGGGCTTTGTTTGGGATCAGCAAGGTCATATCGTCACCAACTTCCACGTCGTTCAACGTGCAAATAAAGTAAAGGTCACTCTTAAAGATGGTCGCAGCTACGACGCTAAAGTTGTTGGTAAAGAGCCCCGTAAAGACATCGCGGTTCTAAAAATCGATGGCGCCAAAGACTTACCCGAGGGATTCTCTAGCCAACTGGCAGATTCTGCAAAAATAGTCCCCGGTCAAAAAACAATTGCGATCGGTAACCCCTTTGAATTGTCCCATACATTAACCACTGGAGTGATCTCCGCTACCGGACGATCATTTCCCTCTCCCACGGGGATTACTATTCGCGACATGATCCAAACGGATGCCGCGATCAACCCGGGCAATTCCGGCGGTCCTCTCATCGACAGTCGCGGATACTTGATGGGCATGAACACCGCGATTTATTCGGAAAGTGGAAACTCCGCGGGTGTTGGTTTTGCGGTTCCCGCCAATACGATCAAACGTGTGGTTGGACAATTGATCAAGTACGGAAAAGTGATTCAGCCAGGCTTAGGAATTATTCCGCTCCCCGATTACTACAAAAGATATTTTCGTTACAAAGGGCTTATGATTGCTCAGACCCGACCCAAAGGGGCCGCACAGAAAGCCGGTCTCCGAGGTGGATCCGTTGACAAGAGGGATGACGTCATCCTGGGCGATATCATCACCCATGTGGATGGCAAGCCCATCGAAGATCTCGATGACCTTTTCAATTTGCTCGAAGATAAAAAAGTGGGAGATAAAGTTGTCGTCGATTATCTCCGTGAAGGTCGAAAAAGCAAAACGACTGTAACCCTTGAGGATGTCGAAGGTTAAAATAAGAAAGGGAAAGTTCAACTTTCCCTTTCTTATGAGGTTCGATCTGAGTTCGCATCTCGATCAAGAACGACTGTCTTCTTTAGAAGCCCGAAGATACGTCAATCCCACAGCTAAACCAATGGCTGCCGCCCCTATGATAACCAAAGCTGGGTATTTCTTTGTGTATCGGGTGGCTACCCTCCGAATGCTAGGAAGATCTACACCTTGAAGACCCTCACTGACTTTTTGAGTCGCTGCATGAACATAGTTCGCCACCAACTCTTCGAAATTTTTAGAAATCATATTTAAGCCAGAACCTGCAGGTTTGCCGTTGAGAATTTCGTTGCCAGTTCCGGGTTGATTCTTCTTCTCTACTTTGCCTTCAACTTTTTTTACATTCTTGAAGCGTTCCGAGTTTGCGTTAGAATTTGTCGTATCCATTTGTCCTCCTCTATATAGTGAAGCCTTAAGACTCCTGAACCCAGATATTTTTGCAAGGTCGATGCCACGGCAGCTTAAGACAAATTGGGCCTTATAAGTAATTTTGCAACAATTTCTATTTCCATGGGTCAAATATCCCCCTAGGTTCATAAATATAGAACCCCAGATCGAATATAAAGCGGCATGCATGATGCAATGGTATTGGAGTGTTGAGCAGCACTACTAAGGAGCAAGCCATGACAAAGAAAAAGACCACCAAGAAGACCACGACGATGAAGACCCAGATCAAGAATCTAAAGACACAGTCTTCACGCACAATCCAAGCAGGATTTGAGCAGGCGAAAGATATGGCGACCTCCGTTCGCGACAATGTGAGCTCCTTTCTCACGGGTACTCCTGCAACACACATCGTTGATGCCATCAAGCGCGACCACGATGATCTTAAGGATCTTATTAAAGTTCTTAAAGATCGCGACCAATCTTTATCCAAACGCAAAACCGCATTCGCTGATTTCTCAGCTTTGTTAAAATCTCATTCTGTCGCTGAAGAAAAAGCAGTTTACTCTGTCACCGACTTCGGAAACGGCAAGGATCTCACTCTAGATACTGCGGAGGGCGTCGTCGAGCATCATATGGCAGACATCCTCCTCGA encodes:
- a CDS encoding hemerythrin domain-containing protein is translated as MTKKKTTKKTTTMKTQIKNLKTQSSRTIQAGFEQAKDMATSVRDNVSSFLTGTPATHIVDAIKRDHDDLKDLIKVLKDRDQSLSKRKTAFADFSALLKSHSVAEEKAVYSVTDFGNGKDLTLDTAEGVVEHHMADILLEEIDGITDNDTWTANVKVLAEMVDHHIKEEESELLQEIKKNVDPVVCEQMLHDFIQWRAATQERTRKQNSGVLDQVYNH
- a CDS encoding trypsin-like peptidase domain-containing protein, which gives rise to MKKLLALFLLFSFSLLTGAAFAPHMKTFAQTSVANAQKPEPVQEERSWLLQDEKNSIDIFNRLADSVVNVNNTTLVRNFFSADVHEVPTGAGSGFVWDQQGHIVTNFHVVQRANKVKVTLKDGRSYDAKVVGKEPRKDIAVLKIDGAKDLPEGFSSQLADSAKIVPGQKTIAIGNPFELSHTLTTGVISATGRSFPSPTGITIRDMIQTDAAINPGNSGGPLIDSRGYLMGMNTAIYSESGNSAGVGFAVPANTIKRVVGQLIKYGKVIQPGLGIIPLPDYYKRYFRYKGLMIAQTRPKGAAQKAGLRGGSVDKRDDVILGDIITHVDGKPIEDLDDLFNLLEDKKVGDKVVVDYLREGRKSKTTVTLEDVEG